A section of the Gloeobacter violaceus PCC 7421 genome encodes:
- a CDS encoding DUF4394 domain-containing protein: MRPNKLIALAGALAVAASALFAGAVEASESPLIGLTDGNTLVRFNSARPGQTRTIKIRDVNGTVIGIDFRPANKLLYALTDTNYLYTIDPATGASTFISVLPTPFGGGNKSGFDFNPSADRLRLVGKHTNENLRVNVDTNEVFPDTDVVYDANDVNAGKDPNVSGSGYINNVAAAPATRLYDIDIALDVLVIQDPPNDGILKTVGPLGADFGPTAGFDIFIDDNGVNSAFAISGATLYAVDLVTGKATNVGTVGNGSLNFVGLAAVPAK; encoded by the coding sequence ATGCGACCCAACAAGCTGATTGCTCTGGCCGGCGCCCTCGCCGTGGCCGCCTCGGCCCTGTTTGCCGGAGCAGTGGAGGCGTCGGAGTCCCCGCTCATCGGACTGACCGACGGCAACACCCTCGTACGGTTCAATTCCGCCCGCCCTGGCCAGACCCGGACTATCAAGATCCGCGACGTCAACGGCACCGTGATCGGCATCGACTTTCGTCCGGCCAACAAGCTGCTCTATGCCCTGACCGACACCAACTACCTCTACACAATCGACCCGGCCACCGGTGCCTCGACGTTCATCAGCGTGCTGCCCACCCCCTTCGGCGGCGGCAACAAGTCCGGATTCGACTTCAACCCGTCGGCGGACCGCCTGCGGCTGGTGGGCAAGCACACCAACGAGAACCTGCGCGTCAATGTCGACACCAACGAGGTTTTTCCTGATACAGATGTCGTCTACGACGCCAATGACGTCAACGCCGGCAAAGATCCCAACGTTTCCGGCTCCGGTTACATCAACAACGTGGCCGCCGCCCCCGCCACCCGCCTGTACGACATCGACATCGCCCTCGACGTGCTGGTCATTCAAGATCCGCCCAACGACGGCATCTTGAAGACGGTCGGCCCCCTGGGAGCCGATTTTGGCCCCACCGCCGGTTTTGACATCTTCATCGACGACAACGGCGTCAACAGCGCCTTCGCTATCTCTGGAGCCACCCTCTACGCGGTCGATCTGGTGACCGGCAAAGCCACCAACGTCGGCACCGTGGGCAACGGTTCGCTCAACTTCGTCGGCCTCGCCGCAGTCCCGGCGAAATAA
- a CDS encoding PAS domain-containing protein — MQLHSAERQIRFFLESTTDAFVALDRQWRITYANQRVAALNHLPLEQIVGKTHWQMWPWSVGSRVEQEYRRAVDEQSEAHFEILYEPLQLWLEIHAYPSPDGLAIFFRDITEQKQTQQWLGLLAQASEVFAASLDYRTTLQNVAQLVVTVMADWCLIDIVENEQIAFTNPIVAAADPELVQLLRDLRHLYPLSRDADYGAPRVFRTGEPILAEVIPESFYASFCVSEQQLDMLQRLDACSYIIVPLVAHGQTLGTLVLASGRTLSGRHYSDRDLKTAEELARRASISVDNARAHRAEQQARSQAETARAKLIDTLDSITDAFVALDPEWRVSYVNRLAAKFSAKTQQALIGKNVWEEWPGLVGTRFETECRRAVVEQVAVHLEEFDVPSNLWFEVHAYPSSDGLGIYFRDITERRRFERQIIASLQEKEVLLREIHHRVKNNLQVVTSLLRLQAHQTVDAASIEALQTCRRRVQSMASIHELLYQSGDLASVDFGEYVRLIGHQLIRSYRARPGKVRLKMEACSVRLDLAMAIPCGLIVNELISNSLKHAFARDKRNRIGVRLSQSEQTVTLLVEDNGSGLPADFDPAKLESLGLQLVNDLALQLGGSVVFSGAQGTSVRVTFPVHR; from the coding sequence GTGCAGCTGCACAGTGCCGAGCGGCAGATCCGATTTTTCCTGGAAAGCACCACCGATGCGTTTGTCGCCCTCGATCGCCAATGGCGTATCACTTATGCCAACCAGCGCGTTGCTGCCCTCAACCACCTGCCCCTCGAGCAAATTGTCGGCAAGACGCACTGGCAGATGTGGCCCTGGTCGGTGGGTAGCCGGGTGGAGCAGGAATACCGCCGGGCCGTCGATGAGCAGAGCGAGGCACACTTCGAGATTCTCTACGAACCGCTCCAGCTGTGGCTGGAAATCCACGCCTACCCCTCGCCGGATGGGCTGGCCATCTTCTTTCGCGACATCACCGAGCAAAAGCAGACCCAGCAGTGGCTGGGTCTGCTGGCGCAGGCGAGCGAGGTGTTCGCCGCTTCGCTCGATTACCGCACGACTTTGCAGAATGTCGCCCAACTGGTCGTCACGGTCATGGCGGACTGGTGCTTGATCGACATTGTCGAAAACGAGCAGATCGCCTTTACCAACCCGATCGTTGCCGCTGCCGACCCGGAGTTGGTGCAGCTGCTGCGCGATTTGAGGCATCTCTATCCGCTTTCCCGCGACGCGGATTACGGTGCGCCCCGGGTGTTTCGTACCGGTGAACCGATCCTCGCAGAGGTGATCCCCGAGAGCTTTTATGCAAGCTTCTGCGTCAGCGAACAGCAACTCGACATGCTGCAGCGGCTGGACGCCTGCTCCTACATCATCGTGCCGCTCGTTGCCCACGGACAGACGCTCGGCACGCTCGTGCTCGCCTCGGGGCGCACACTTTCCGGGCGCCATTACAGCGACCGGGATCTCAAAACAGCAGAAGAACTGGCCCGCCGCGCCTCGATATCGGTCGACAACGCGCGCGCCCACCGGGCAGAGCAGCAGGCGCGCAGCCAGGCCGAGACAGCGCGCGCAAAGCTCATCGATACACTCGACAGCATCACCGATGCATTCGTCGCCCTCGATCCTGAGTGGCGCGTCAGCTATGTCAACCGGCTGGCAGCGAAATTCAGCGCCAAAACCCAGCAAGCGTTGATAGGCAAAAATGTCTGGGAGGAATGGCCCGGGTTGGTGGGGACTCGCTTTGAGACGGAATGCCGCCGGGCGGTGGTCGAGCAGGTGGCTGTTCACCTGGAGGAATTTGATGTTCCCTCGAACCTCTGGTTCGAAGTGCACGCCTACCCGTCGAGCGACGGTCTGGGAATTTACTTTCGCGACATCACCGAGCGCCGCCGCTTCGAGCGACAAATCATCGCTTCGCTACAAGAAAAAGAAGTGCTGCTGCGGGAGATCCACCACCGGGTCAAAAACAATCTGCAGGTTGTCACAAGCCTGCTGCGCCTGCAGGCCCATCAAACCGTTGACGCAGCCTCCATCGAGGCGCTTCAGACCTGCCGAAGGCGGGTGCAGTCGATGGCCTCCATTCACGAACTGCTCTACCAGTCGGGGGATCTGGCCAGCGTCGACTTTGGCGAGTACGTCCGGCTCATCGGGCACCAGCTGATCCGCTCCTACAGAGCACGACCAGGAAAAGTGCGACTGAAGATGGAAGCATGCAGTGTACGTCTGGACCTGGCGATGGCGATTCCTTGCGGCCTGATTGTCAACGAACTGATCTCCAACAGCCTCAAGCACGCCTTTGCGCGGGACAAGCGCAACCGGATCGGCGTCAGGCTCAGCCAGAGCGAGCAGACGGTCACTTTGCTGGTCGAGGACAACGGCAGTGGGCTGCCTGCCGATTTTGACCCGGCCAAGCTCGAATCGCTGGGGCTGCAACTGGTAAACGACTTGGCCCTACAACTTGGGGGAAGCGTTGTGTTCTCGGGTGCCCAGGGTACCTCGGTGCGCGTGACTTTCCCGGTTCATCGCTAG
- a CDS encoding response regulator, translated as MRKLNIMVVEDERIVARDVQKILEAMGHTVLASVSSAEEAIQKIVRAQPDLVLMDIRLQGEMDGVEAAGRIRRQFGVPVIYLTAYADEETVRRAQPTEPFGFIVKPFEAVELRTVITMAMQRLKLERQLEQQGAIQAELQHYRQLHHQRIGDLTTLDGPEEGTQSPAERRPRQTFERSKEIPLEARAVWQVHSGLVKLSKLHPSGEEVLIGLAGPDRLFGPTLTSLEACRATALSRVELVRHGVQEISPATATGRLLQTQIERGIHQTEALLAIYGQRYAGDRLRGVLLLLAVEIGCPVAGGVRLEVRLTHEELATVLGVERATVTVLLGRLEKQGWLTHDSRHHLILKDRLLKTASEEGYRLPAVKDG; from the coding sequence ATGCGCAAGCTCAACATCATGGTGGTGGAGGACGAGCGCATTGTCGCGCGGGATGTACAAAAAATTCTCGAGGCGATGGGTCACACTGTCCTGGCCTCCGTCAGCTCTGCAGAGGAAGCCATCCAGAAAATCGTGCGCGCCCAGCCCGATCTGGTGCTGATGGATATCCGTCTGCAAGGAGAGATGGACGGGGTGGAAGCGGCCGGGCGTATCCGCCGCCAGTTCGGCGTGCCGGTGATCTACCTGACTGCTTATGCAGACGAAGAGACGGTGCGGCGCGCCCAGCCGACCGAACCCTTCGGCTTCATTGTCAAACCCTTCGAAGCAGTCGAGTTGCGCACGGTGATCACCATGGCCATGCAGCGGCTGAAGCTCGAGAGGCAGCTGGAGCAACAAGGGGCCATTCAGGCGGAACTGCAGCACTACCGGCAGTTGCACCACCAGAGGATCGGCGATCTGACGACCCTGGATGGCCCGGAGGAAGGCACCCAAAGCCCGGCAGAGAGACGTCCCCGGCAAACTTTCGAACGCAGTAAGGAGATCCCCCTGGAGGCCCGGGCAGTCTGGCAGGTGCACTCGGGCTTGGTCAAACTGAGCAAACTGCATCCGAGCGGTGAAGAGGTGCTCATCGGTCTGGCCGGACCCGACCGGCTGTTCGGTCCGACGCTGACCTCTCTGGAGGCCTGTCGGGCTACAGCGCTCTCCCGGGTCGAACTGGTGCGCCACGGTGTGCAGGAAATCTCGCCTGCGACCGCAACCGGTCGGCTGCTGCAGACGCAGATTGAGCGGGGCATCCACCAGACCGAGGCACTGCTTGCCATCTACGGCCAGAGGTACGCCGGGGACCGCCTGCGGGGAGTGTTGCTGCTGTTGGCTGTGGAGATTGGTTGCCCGGTGGCGGGTGGAGTGCGCCTGGAGGTGCGGCTCACCCACGAGGAGTTGGCCACCGTTCTCGGTGTGGAACGGGCCACGGTGACGGTGCTTCTCGGCCGTCTTGAGAAACAGGGGTGGCTCACCCACGATTCCAGGCATCACCTGATCCTCAAAGACCGCCTGCTGAAGACCGCCTCCGAGGAAGGCTATCGGCTACCTGCGGTCAAAGACGGCTGA
- the carB gene encoding carbamoyl-phosphate synthase large subunit, giving the protein MPRRTDIHKILLIGAGPIVIGQACEFDYSGTQACKALREEGYEIVLVNSNPATIMTDPATADRTYIEPVTAEFVERIIERERPDALLPTMGGQTALNVTVELAESGVLDRYGVELIGAKLPAIKKAEDRELFKQAMEKIGLAVPRSGFAHTLEEARVVAEEIGSFPLILRPSFTLGGTGGGIAYNREEFERMIRVGLDASPTSQVLVEESALGWKEYELEVMRDLADNVVIICSIENFDPMGVHTGDSITVAPAQTLTDKEYQRLRDAAIKVIREIGVETGGSNIQFAVHPENGRVIVIEMNPRVSRSSALASKATGFPIAKIAAKLAVGYTLDEITNEITQKTPASFEPTIDYVVTKIPRWAFEKFPGTEPVLTTAMRSVGEVMAIGRTFCESLQKALRSLEIKRFGFGADRSEEIPDAETLKSQLRTATPDRIFQIRQALMAGFSVEQVHELTAIDPWFLDKLAELVAFERAYQGRDLASLTAAEWLEAKQKGYSDMQLAFLTGTDEQSVRSTRQELGVTPVFKTVDTCAAEFEAFTPYHYSTYASESEIASGEKPKAMILGGGPNRIGQGIEFDYCCCHACFALSEDGFETIMVNSNPETVSTDYDTSDRLYFEPLTREDVLNIVEAEKPVGVIVQFGGQTPLNLAVPLEKAGVPIWGTSPDSIDIAEDRERFEQLCQQLGIRQPANGMARSTADAVAVAGRIGYPVVVRPSYVLGGRAMEIVYTDEGLGRYMAHAVQVEPDRPILIDKFLEDAVEVDVDAICDRTGQVVIGGIMEHIEQAGIHSGDSACVLPTRTLDESVLAVIRDWTVKLARALKVVGLMNIQYAVKAHREGAEVYVLEANPRASRTVPFVAKATGVPLAKIAARVMAGRTLEELGFTEEVIPGHIAVKEAVLPFEKFAGTDTILGPEMRSTGEVMGIDTDFGRAFAKAQIGAGQKLPTAGTLFVSVTDRDKHAVVPIVQQMLDLGFRVIATEGTQRFLQEQGLAVEKVLKIHEGRPHIGDLLKNRRIQLVFNTPSGSEAQTDAQVIRRTALAQKIPVITTLAAARAVTAAIAALQKGPLEVKSLQEYHQPSLTAGSR; this is encoded by the coding sequence GTGCCCCGCCGCACCGATATTCACAAGATTCTCTTAATTGGCGCCGGACCGATCGTCATCGGTCAGGCCTGCGAATTCGACTACTCCGGAACCCAGGCCTGCAAAGCGCTGCGCGAGGAAGGCTACGAGATTGTCCTGGTCAATTCCAACCCGGCGACGATCATGACCGATCCTGCCACGGCCGATCGCACCTATATCGAGCCGGTCACCGCCGAGTTCGTCGAGCGCATTATCGAACGCGAGCGGCCGGACGCCTTGCTTCCCACCATGGGAGGCCAGACGGCGCTCAACGTCACCGTCGAATTGGCCGAATCGGGGGTGCTCGATCGCTACGGCGTCGAACTGATCGGCGCAAAACTCCCCGCCATCAAAAAAGCCGAGGACCGCGAGCTATTTAAGCAGGCGATGGAGAAAATCGGCCTGGCCGTACCGCGCTCGGGTTTCGCCCACACTCTCGAAGAAGCGCGGGTAGTGGCCGAGGAGATTGGTTCCTTTCCGCTGATTTTGCGGCCGAGCTTTACGCTTGGGGGCACCGGCGGCGGCATCGCCTACAACCGCGAGGAGTTCGAGCGGATGATCCGCGTCGGCCTGGACGCTTCGCCCACCTCCCAGGTGCTGGTCGAAGAGTCGGCCCTCGGCTGGAAGGAGTATGAACTGGAGGTGATGCGCGATCTGGCCGACAACGTCGTGATCATCTGCTCGATCGAGAATTTTGATCCGATGGGAGTGCACACGGGCGATTCGATCACCGTCGCCCCGGCCCAGACTCTGACTGACAAAGAGTACCAGCGCCTGCGCGACGCCGCCATCAAAGTGATCCGTGAAATCGGCGTCGAAACGGGCGGCTCGAATATTCAGTTTGCCGTCCACCCGGAGAACGGCCGGGTGATCGTCATCGAGATGAACCCGCGCGTCTCGCGCTCGTCGGCCCTCGCCTCCAAGGCCACCGGCTTTCCGATCGCCAAGATTGCCGCGAAGCTCGCCGTGGGTTACACCCTCGATGAAATCACCAACGAAATCACCCAGAAGACCCCGGCAAGCTTCGAGCCTACGATTGACTACGTAGTCACCAAGATCCCGCGCTGGGCCTTCGAGAAATTTCCCGGCACCGAGCCGGTGCTCACCACCGCCATGCGCTCGGTGGGCGAGGTGATGGCGATCGGCCGCACCTTTTGCGAGTCGCTGCAAAAGGCGCTGCGCTCGCTGGAGATCAAGCGCTTTGGCTTCGGTGCCGACCGTTCTGAAGAGATCCCCGACGCCGAGACGCTCAAAAGTCAGTTGCGCACCGCCACCCCCGATCGCATCTTTCAGATCCGCCAGGCGCTGATGGCCGGTTTCAGCGTCGAGCAGGTTCACGAGCTGACCGCCATCGACCCCTGGTTTCTCGACAAGCTCGCGGAACTGGTCGCCTTCGAGCGTGCCTACCAAGGTCGCGACCTGGCTTCCCTCACCGCCGCCGAGTGGCTCGAAGCCAAGCAAAAAGGTTACAGCGACATGCAGCTGGCTTTTCTCACCGGCACCGACGAGCAGAGCGTGCGCTCCACCCGCCAGGAACTGGGCGTGACGCCGGTATTTAAAACGGTCGATACCTGTGCGGCCGAATTCGAGGCGTTCACGCCCTACCACTATTCGACCTACGCTTCTGAGTCCGAGATTGCTTCCGGTGAGAAGCCCAAGGCGATGATCCTGGGGGGCGGCCCCAACCGCATCGGCCAGGGCATCGAGTTCGACTACTGCTGCTGTCACGCCTGCTTTGCGCTTTCTGAAGACGGCTTTGAGACGATCATGGTCAACTCCAACCCCGAGACCGTCTCCACCGACTACGACACCAGCGACCGGCTCTACTTCGAACCGCTCACCCGCGAGGACGTGCTCAACATCGTCGAAGCAGAAAAGCCGGTGGGCGTCATCGTTCAGTTCGGCGGCCAGACGCCCCTCAACCTCGCCGTGCCCCTCGAAAAGGCGGGGGTACCCATCTGGGGCACCTCCCCGGACTCGATCGACATCGCCGAGGACCGCGAGCGCTTCGAGCAGTTATGCCAGCAACTCGGCATCCGACAACCCGCCAACGGCATGGCCCGCTCCACCGCCGATGCCGTCGCCGTGGCCGGCCGCATCGGCTACCCGGTGGTGGTGCGCCCGAGCTACGTGCTGGGGGGGCGGGCGATGGAAATCGTCTACACCGATGAAGGGTTGGGCCGCTACATGGCCCACGCCGTCCAGGTGGAGCCCGACCGACCGATTTTGATCGACAAATTTCTCGAAGATGCCGTCGAGGTCGATGTGGACGCTATTTGCGATCGGACCGGTCAGGTGGTGATAGGCGGGATCATGGAGCACATCGAGCAGGCGGGCATCCACTCCGGCGATTCAGCCTGCGTGCTGCCGACGCGCACTCTCGATGAAAGCGTGCTGGCCGTTATCCGCGACTGGACCGTCAAACTGGCCCGTGCCCTGAAGGTGGTGGGACTGATGAATATCCAGTACGCCGTCAAAGCCCACAGGGAGGGTGCCGAGGTTTATGTGTTGGAGGCCAACCCGCGCGCCTCGCGCACGGTACCCTTCGTGGCCAAGGCGACCGGGGTACCGCTTGCCAAGATTGCCGCCCGGGTGATGGCGGGGCGCACCCTGGAAGAATTGGGTTTCACCGAGGAAGTGATCCCCGGCCACATCGCCGTCAAAGAAGCGGTGTTGCCCTTTGAAAAATTCGCCGGCACCGACACGATCCTGGGACCGGAGATGCGTTCGACCGGCGAGGTGATGGGCATCGACACCGACTTCGGCCGCGCTTTCGCCAAAGCCCAGATCGGCGCCGGGCAGAAGCTGCCCACGGCCGGCACGTTGTTTGTCTCCGTCACCGACCGCGACAAGCACGCGGTCGTACCGATTGTCCAGCAGATGCTCGACCTGGGCTTTCGGGTGATCGCCACCGAGGGCACCCAGCGTTTTTTGCAGGAGCAGGGCCTCGCAGTCGAGAAAGTGCTCAAGATTCACGAGGGTCGCCCCCACATCGGCGACTTGCTCAAAAACCGCCGGATTCAGCTGGTCTTCAACACTCCCTCGGGCAGCGAAGCCCAGACCGATGCCCAGGTAATCCGCCGTACCGCCCTCGCCCAGAAGATCCCGGTCATCACCACCCTGGCTGCTGCCCGTGCCGTCACAGCGGCCATTGCCGCGCTGCAGAAGGGGCCGCTGGAGGTGAAATCTCTGCAGGAGTATCATCAGCCGTCTTTGACCGCAGGTAGCCGATAG
- a CDS encoding type II toxin-antitoxin system VapC family toxin gives MSYLLDTHAFLWFISGDIRLSTNARAIIENESNETYLSVASIWEISIKARLSRLELIGSPEKVIQDNMYSNGFICLPIEKTHALQIYNLPDYHRDPFDRILIAQSQVENLILLTTDSQIKQYNVATIW, from the coding sequence ATGAGTTATTTGCTAGATACCCATGCATTTCTCTGGTTCATCTCTGGTGATATTCGCCTCTCCACAAACGCAAGAGCAATCATTGAGAACGAAAGCAATGAGACATATCTCAGCGTAGCCAGTATATGGGAAATATCTATCAAAGCGCGCTTGAGCAGACTCGAACTGATCGGTTCACCGGAGAAAGTAATTCAGGATAATATGTATTCAAACGGATTTATTTGTCTACCTATCGAAAAGACTCATGCACTCCAAATCTATAACTTGCCTGACTACCATCGAGATCCCTTCGACAGAATCTTGATTGCACAAAGCCAGGTAGAAAATTTGATTTTGCTCACCACAGACTCTCAAATTAAACAGTACAATGTCGCCACCATTTGGTAA
- a CDS encoding cobyric acid synthase, with translation MAALMVVGTSSHAGKSLLVTALGRLFHRRGVKVAPFKGQNMALNAYVTAEGHEIGHAQAVQAWACGLEPSVAMNPILLKPQGNMTSQVILKGKPAGVCGAVDYYRDYFEPGWQAVVEALAELQSQYELVICEGAGSPAEVNLRHRDLTNMRVALHLGAPTLLVTDIDRGGALAHVVGTLQVLPPEERALIKGIVINKFRGSLALLQPGLDWLAQYTGVPVVGVLPWLEMALPEEDSMGLFDRRGARKQAQLEIVVIRLPRIANFTDFDALEAEPSVRVRYVSPDGYLGHPDAIILPGSKATIPDLLALEASGMAAQIRAYGGVILGICGGLQILGSTIDDPEGFEGHPGRHPGLGLIEATTVFEPLKITRQVQVESRLPAGEPVVGYEIHQGQTTFAPTLEALFAEPHLGVVSSNRRVWGTYLHGLLDNHAWRRHWLNALRERRGLPQLPVQSGHYREQREEMFERLADAWEPHLPIDGFAQLAGFASQV, from the coding sequence GTGGCTGCTTTGATGGTCGTCGGCACTTCCTCTCACGCGGGCAAGTCACTTCTGGTGACGGCGCTGGGTCGCCTGTTTCACCGGCGCGGGGTAAAAGTCGCTCCCTTCAAAGGCCAGAATATGGCCCTCAACGCCTATGTCACCGCCGAAGGCCACGAAATCGGCCACGCCCAGGCGGTGCAGGCCTGGGCCTGCGGACTGGAACCCAGCGTGGCGATGAACCCGATTTTGCTCAAGCCCCAGGGCAATATGACCAGCCAGGTGATCTTGAAGGGCAAGCCCGCCGGGGTGTGCGGGGCCGTCGATTACTACCGCGACTACTTTGAACCCGGCTGGCAGGCGGTGGTGGAGGCACTCGCTGAGTTGCAGTCGCAATACGAACTGGTGATCTGCGAAGGAGCCGGCAGTCCGGCGGAGGTTAACCTGCGCCACCGGGATCTGACCAACATGCGCGTCGCTTTGCACCTGGGGGCGCCGACACTGCTGGTGACCGACATCGACCGGGGAGGCGCCCTCGCTCACGTCGTAGGTACTTTGCAGGTGCTGCCCCCCGAGGAGCGCGCCCTCATCAAAGGCATCGTGATCAACAAGTTTCGCGGTTCGCTTGCACTGTTGCAGCCGGGCCTCGACTGGCTTGCCCAGTACACCGGCGTGCCGGTGGTGGGTGTGCTGCCCTGGCTGGAGATGGCCCTACCCGAGGAAGATTCGATGGGTTTATTCGATCGGCGCGGAGCGCGCAAACAGGCGCAATTGGAGATCGTCGTGATCCGACTGCCGCGCATCGCCAATTTCACGGATTTCGACGCCCTGGAAGCAGAACCCAGCGTCCGGGTGCGCTACGTGAGCCCCGACGGATACCTTGGTCATCCAGATGCAATTATCCTGCCAGGATCAAAAGCCACCATCCCCGACCTGCTTGCCCTCGAAGCGAGCGGCATGGCTGCACAAATCCGGGCTTACGGGGGGGTGATCCTAGGAATCTGTGGTGGTCTGCAGATACTGGGAAGCACCATCGACGATCCTGAAGGATTTGAGGGGCACCCCGGCCGCCATCCCGGTCTTGGGCTCATCGAGGCTACAACCGTTTTCGAGCCGCTCAAGATTACCCGTCAGGTGCAGGTCGAATCGCGCCTGCCGGCTGGGGAGCCTGTCGTCGGTTACGAAATTCATCAGGGGCAGACGACTTTTGCTCCCACCCTCGAAGCGCTGTTTGCCGAGCCCCATCTCGGCGTGGTCAGCAGTAATCGCCGCGTCTGGGGTACCTATTTGCACGGCCTGTTGGACAACCACGCCTGGCGTCGCCACTGGCTCAACGCGCTTCGGGAGCGCCGGGGCCTGCCACAGCTCCCCGTGCAAAGCGGCCATTACCGTGAACAGCGCGAGGAGATGTTCGAGCGTCTCGCCGACGCCTGGGAGCCCCATCTGCCGATCGATGGGTTTGCCCAGTTGGCCGGGTTTGCCTCCCAGGTGTAA
- a CDS encoding aspartate kinase: MGLIVQKYGGTSVGSAERMRSVAERIARTHRQGHDLVVVVSAMGHTTDALVKMACEMHGEPDPREMDMLLTTGEQQSVALLTMALHALGCKAISLTGAQVGVVTEPNHTRARIRRVQTGRINELLAAGYVLVVAGFQGICHSRFWEITTLGRGGSDTSAVALAAVLKANRCEIYTDVPGVLTTDPRLVGDAALLEEITSEEMLELASLGAQVLHPRAVEIARNYAVPLVVRSSWSDAPGTIVLSPRLPVDRAIDNLETERPVDAVYIDNHQAKIALLRVPDRPGVAAALFGHLAKAGIDVDLIIQSIHHPNAPEPTNDIAFTVQRSDLAAAVATSETAAAALGGCAVVVDPVPTKVSIRGAGIIGRPGVVAQMFKALAEARINIQMISTSETSLSCVIAGEQAEKAGEVLCGQFGLRAPVYEEPPVVSGARPVAQAVRGVALDTNQAQVAILQIPDRPGVAAEIFQCLAQEGIAVDMIVQSQRGADTNDIGFTVSRSAVRAAQRALASLCMGFAGCGGVVVRESVAKLSLVGAGIVGTPGVAARMFETLASLGTNIEMISTSTIKVSCIVEAACCEASLQAVHRAFGLGSGAMVAVEGRSS; the protein is encoded by the coding sequence GTGGGCCTCATCGTTCAGAAGTACGGCGGCACATCGGTGGGCAGCGCCGAACGGATGCGCTCGGTGGCCGAGCGCATCGCCCGCACCCACCGCCAGGGACACGATCTGGTCGTGGTCGTCTCGGCGATGGGCCACACCACCGACGCCCTGGTCAAAATGGCCTGCGAGATGCACGGCGAGCCGGACCCGCGCGAGATGGACATGCTGCTCACCACCGGCGAGCAGCAGAGCGTGGCGCTCTTGACCATGGCGCTGCACGCCTTGGGTTGCAAGGCGATTTCGCTGACCGGTGCCCAGGTGGGTGTCGTCACCGAACCCAACCACACCCGGGCACGCATCCGCAGGGTGCAGACAGGCCGCATCAACGAGCTTCTGGCTGCCGGGTACGTGCTGGTGGTGGCCGGCTTTCAGGGCATCTGCCACTCGCGCTTCTGGGAAATTACGACGCTGGGCCGGGGCGGGTCCGACACCAGCGCCGTGGCTCTCGCGGCCGTGCTCAAGGCCAACCGCTGCGAAATTTATACCGACGTGCCGGGGGTACTGACCACCGATCCGCGCCTGGTGGGCGATGCCGCCTTGCTCGAGGAAATCACCAGCGAGGAGATGCTGGAATTGGCGAGCCTGGGTGCCCAGGTGCTCCATCCGCGCGCCGTCGAGATTGCCCGCAACTACGCGGTGCCGTTGGTGGTGCGCTCCAGTTGGAGCGACGCCCCCGGTACGATTGTGCTCTCGCCCCGTCTGCCGGTGGACCGGGCCATCGACAATCTGGAGACCGAGCGGCCGGTAGACGCCGTCTACATCGACAACCATCAGGCAAAAATTGCGCTGTTGCGCGTTCCGGACCGTCCCGGTGTGGCGGCGGCCCTTTTTGGGCACCTGGCCAAGGCGGGGATCGATGTGGACCTGATTATCCAGTCCATCCACCACCCGAATGCTCCGGAACCCACCAACGACATTGCCTTTACGGTCCAGCGCTCGGATCTGGCCGCTGCGGTCGCCACGAGCGAAACGGCCGCCGCCGCGCTGGGCGGTTGCGCGGTGGTGGTGGACCCGGTGCCCACCAAAGTGAGCATCCGCGGCGCCGGGATCATCGGACGACCGGGTGTGGTCGCCCAGATGTTCAAAGCCCTAGCCGAGGCGCGGATCAATATCCAGATGATTTCGACTTCCGAAACCAGCCTCAGCTGCGTGATTGCAGGCGAGCAGGCCGAGAAGGCGGGCGAGGTGCTCTGTGGCCAGTTCGGCCTGCGCGCGCCGGTCTACGAGGAACCGCCGGTGGTGAGCGGCGCGCGGCCGGTCGCCCAGGCGGTGCGCGGCGTAGCCCTCGACACCAATCAAGCCCAGGTAGCGATTTTGCAGATACCCGACCGGCCCGGGGTGGCGGCGGAGATCTTTCAGTGTCTGGCCCAAGAAGGGATTGCCGTCGACATGATCGTCCAATCGCAGCGCGGGGCCGACACCAACGACATCGGCTTTACGGTCAGCCGCTCCGCCGTGCGCGCGGCCCAACGCGCCCTCGCTTCTTTGTGCATGGGCTTCGCAGGCTGTGGCGGGGTGGTCGTGCGCGAATCGGTGGCCAAACTCAGCCTGGTGGGAGCGGGCATCGTCGGCACCCCGGGGGTGGCCGCCCGCATGTTCGAGACGCTTGCGAGTCTCGGCACCAACATCGAGATGATCTCCACCTCGACTATCAAGGTGAGCTGCATCGTGGAGGCTGCTTGCTGCGAAGCGTCTCTCCAGGCGGTGCACCGGGCCTTCGGCCTGGGTAGCGGGGCGATGGTCGCGGTGGAAGGCCGCAGCAGCTAG